In Dunckerocampus dactyliophorus isolate RoL2022-P2 chromosome 14, RoL_Ddac_1.1, whole genome shotgun sequence, one DNA window encodes the following:
- the npy4r gene encoding neuropeptide Y receptor type 4 yields the protein MSFSGNASQLSPSTTSPPPPVNRTTSSQLPSWEEGHSLRDWASNETLLSDLSVLGHDEQCNTSPLLTASLVVWYSVTMVLGLVGNIGLICIITRRREKANVTSIFICNLSFSDILVCVFCLPFTLIYTLMDHWVFGSLLCRLVPFIQCVSVTVSILSLVFIALERHQLIINPAGWKPSIPQAYIAVVVIWILACFTSSPFLAFQLLTNEPYTNMILTEPALYRETPHASPANSSVLQNSQYFPKLYASLHMEACMERWPSQHDRLTYTTWLLLFQYCGPLILVLLCYVRVFVRLRHRKDMLDRARTPESQRMAHSRRINIMLVALITAFALCWLPLTIFNAVSDWNQDALPICHHNLLFSLCHLLAMSSTCINPIIYGFLNSNFRQEVKEVLQYCRCRPVEEESERLPMSTVHMEMSRTSAPLTCRSNSI from the coding sequence ATGTCCTTCAGTGGCAACGCGAGCCAACTCTCCCCATCTACAACGTCTCCACCTCCACCAGTCAACCGCACGACTTCTTCGCAGTTGCCGTCTTGGGAGGAGGGACACTCTTTGCGAGACTGGGCATCAAATGAGACTCTGCTCTCAGACCTATCTGTTCTGGGACATGACGAACAATGCAACACATCTCCTTTGCTCACGGCATCTCTGGTGGTGTGGTACAGCGTTACAATGGTCCTGGGCCTGGTGGGCAACATCGGTCTTATCTGCATAATTACACGGCGCAGGGAAAAAGCCAATGTCACCAGCATTTTCATTTGTAATCTGTCATTCTCTGACATtctggtgtgtgtgttctgCCTCCCTTTCACGCTCATATACACACTGATGGACCACTGGGTGTTTGGGTCACTGCTATGCCGCCTGGTGCCGTTCAttcagtgtgtgtctgtgacGGTCTCCATACTGTCTCTGGTTTTTATCGCTCTGGAGCGACATCAACTCATTATTAACCCAGCTGGCTGGAAACCCAGCATTCCTCAAGCCTACATAGCTGTTGTTGTCATCTGGATCCTGGCATGCTTCACCTCCTCACCTTTCTTGGCCTTTCAACTGCTCACAAATGAGCCGTACACCAACATGATCCTAACCGAGCCGGCACTTTATCGTGAAACACCACACGCCTCGCCTGCTAACTCATCTGTGCTTCAAAATTCACAATACTTTCCCAAACTTTATGCGTCCCTGCATATGGAGGCGTGTATGGAGCGCTGGCCATCCCAGCATGACAGGCTGACCTACACCACATGGCTGCTCTTGTTCCAATATTGTGGCCCTTTAATTCTTGTTCTGCTTTGTTACGTTCGAGTGTTTGTGCGCCTGCGTCACCGCAAAGATATGCTGGACCGCGCCAGGACGCCTGAGAGCCAACGCATGGCCCACAGCCGCCGAATCAACATCATGCTCGTGGCCCTGATAACGGCTTTCGCCCTGTGCTGGCTCCCGCTCACCATTTTCAACGCCGTATCCGACTGGAACCAGGATGCCCTGCCTATCTGCCACCATAACCTGCTCTTCTCCCTCTGCCACCTCCTGGCAATGTCCTCCACCTGCATCAACCCCATCATCTACGGCTTTCTCAACTCCAACTTTAGGCAGGAGGTCAAAGAGGTGCTCCAATACTGCAGGTGTCGCCCCGTAGAGGAGGAAAGCGAGCGCCTCCCCATGTCCACGGTGCACATGGAGATGTCTCGCACCTCAGCGCCGCTCACCTGCAGGAGTAACTCTATTTAA